In Ptychodera flava strain L36383 chromosome 21, AS_Pfla_20210202, whole genome shotgun sequence, a genomic segment contains:
- the LOC139121849 gene encoding LOW QUALITY PROTEIN: dimethylglycine dehydrogenase, mitochondrial-like (The sequence of the model RefSeq protein was modified relative to this genomic sequence to represent the inferred CDS: inserted 1 base in 1 codon), whose product MALLRTAGWLKAVRASLRIQHVQVTAAAYRSTTSQPPNEGTSGNLKKRPKDTAETLVIGGGCVGVSAAYHLAKAGMKDVVLLEKTELTAGSTWHAAGLTAYFHPGINVKNIHYYSIKLFEELEAETGQQIGFHQPGSIRLAFTPERVDEFHYQMQRQGWNKAPQRLMDRDEIQKLHPLLNMDDIILGLYNPGDGHIDPYSLTQAYAIGARKYGAEIYQHSPVTGMKQTSDGKWEVETEHGTIRANRVVNASGFWAHEIGRMIGEEFPLIPVHHQYVITSTIPEVKELGYELPVIRDLEGSYYLRQERSGLLIGPYEHQDKMKLQDDWVRDGVPPGFGRELFESDLDRISDNLAAAMERVPVLQTADIQSVVCGPITYTPDILPMVGPYQGLHNYWCLAGFGYGIIHSGGVGKYITDWIMDGEPPYDLIELDPNRFGKWATREYVAAKARESYGFNNVVVYPFEERFAGRPTARKTGAYEKMKERGAEFGFHAGWEQPXWFALPGDDKGYKPSFRRTNWFEPVGRECRMVMESAGIIDVSPFGKLEVKGKDSLKLMDYLFANNMPKVGRTTVAHLITPRGRVYAEMTISRLGEEHFLILTGSGSELHDQRWIEEHAFQGNFDVQITNITDDKACLSVAGPKSREILQQLTATDLSHTAFLPMMNKNMEVAGIPVLAIRLSYTGELGYEMYHDREHTAQLYEALLAAGEPHGMGDFGTYALNSLRLEKGFRLWGSEMITDNNPLEAGLDFFIRLDKKTDFIGKQALLKMKEEGLPRKLVLLSVDTDNVEAEGNETIWSDGKVVGNTTSGGYSYNTNQSVAYAYLPMNLTSIGSKVDVELVGKRYTGTVIPEPLIETEAVRTRKLRKQQKAAQL is encoded by the exons AGGCACAAGTGGAAATTTAAAGAAGAGACCCAAAGATACAGCTGAGACACTAGTAATCGGTGGAGGATGCGTTGGCGTGAGTGCTGCATATCATTTAGCCAAGGCAGGCATGAAAGATGTAGTATTACTGGAGAAGACCGAACTTACGGCCGGTTCAACTTGGCATGCT GCTGGTTTGACGGCATACTTCCATCCCGGTATAAATGTGAAGAACATCCATTACTACAGCATTAAATTGTTTGAAGAGTTGGAAGCAGAAACTGGCCAG CAAATAGGATTCCATCAGCCAGGAAGCATCCGTCTAGCTTTCACACCGGAAAGAGTGGATGAATTCCACTATCAGATGCAGAGGCAAGGATGGAACAAGGCACCTCAGAGATTGATGGATCGAgatgaaatacaaaaactaCATCCATTGTTAAATATGGATGAT ATTATACTGGGTTTGTACAATCCTGGAGATGGTCACATTGATCCCTATTCCTTGACGCAAGCCTATGCCATCGGTGCCAGGAAGTATGGAGCTGAAATTTACCAGCATTCTCCGGTGACAGGAATGAAACAAACCAGTGATGGAAAATGGGAAGTAGAAACAGAACATGGGACGATACGAGCCAATAGGGTTGTCAATGCTTCAG GATTCTGGGCACACGAAATCGGCCGAATGATTGGTGAAGAGTTTCCGTTGATACCAGTGCATCATCAATACGTAATTACATCAACAATACCGGAAGTCAAAGAGCTCGGCTATGAGCTGCCAGTTATACGAGATCTGGAAGGTTCCTATTACCTCCGTCAAGAGAGAAGCGGCCTGTTGATTGGCCCGTATGAACATCAAGATAAAATGAAACTGCAAGATGATTGGGTTAGGGATGGAGTACCTCCAg GATTTGGACGAGAGCTGTTTGAGAGTGATTTGGATCGGATCAGTGACAACCTAGCTGCGGCCATGGAGAGGGTACCCGTCTTACAGACAGCAGATATTCAGAGTGTGGTTTGTGGTCCTATCACCTACACACCAGATATCTTACCGATGGTTGGACCCTACCAAGGCCTTCACAATTACTGGTGTTTAGCTGGTTTTGG CTATGGAATTATTCATTCCGGTGGTGTTGGCAAGTACATCACAGATTGGATCATGGATGGTGAGCCACCATACGATCTGATAGAGTTAGATCCCAACAGATTCGGCAAGTGGGCAACACGTGAATATGTGGCAGCCAAGGCCAGGGAGTCCTATGGTTTCAACAACGTCGTCGTCTATCCATTTGAGGAAAGATTTGCAGGCCGTCCAACAGCAAGGAAGACCGGGGCATATGAGAAGATGAAGGAACGCGGAGCAGAGTTTGGTTTTCATGCCG GATGGGAGCAGC ACTGGTTTGCTCTGCCTGGTGATGACAAAGGCTACAAACCAAGTTTCCGACGGACGAACTGGTTTGAACCCGTCGGGAGGGAATGTCGCATGGTGATGGAAAGTGCCGGCATCATCGATGTCAGCCCGTTTGGAAAACTTGAAGTCAAAGGAAAAGACTCTCTCAAATTGATGGATTATCTGTTTGCAAACAACATGCCCAAG GTTGGCCGCACGACTGTGGCACACTTGATAACTCCCCGCGGTAGAGTGTATGCTGAGATGACCATCAGCAGACTGGGAGAGGAACACTTTCTGATTCTGACTGGTTCCGGATCAGAACTCCATGACCAGAG ATGGATAGAGGAACATGCATTCCAGGGTAACTTTGATGTCCAGATTACCAACATCACTGATGATAAGGCATGTCTCAGCGTTGCTGGGCCGAAGTCCAGAGAGATTCTCCAGCAACTGACAGCGACCGATCTAAGCCATACAGCTTTCTTGCCGATGATGAATAAAAATATGGAAGTCGCTGGTATTCCAGTCCTTGCAATCAGATTGTCATATACAG GCGAACTAGGTTATGAAATGTACCATGACAGGGAACACACAGCTCAGTTGTATGAAGCACTGCTTGCTGCAGGGGAACCCCACGGCATGGGTGACTTTGGAACCTATGCCCTCAATTCACTCAGGCTGGAGAAGGGATTCCGTCTGTGGGGAAGTGAG atgattaCCGATAACAATCCCCTTGAGGCGGGGTTGGACTTCTTTATCAGACTTGACAAG AAAACTGACTTCATCGGGAAGCAAGCTTTGTTGAAGATGAAAGAAGAGGGACTTCCACGGAAGCTGGTGCTATTGTCAGTAGATACAGACAATGTGGAGGCTGAAGGCAATGAGACAATATGGAGTGATGGCAAA GTCGTGGGCAACACAACATCAGGCGGATACAGTTACAACACAAACCAAAGTGTTGCCTATGCATACCTGCCAATGAACTTGACATCCATCGGATCCAAAGTGGATGTGGAGTTAGTCGGCAAGCGTTACACTGGCACTGTCATACCGGAACCCCTGATTGAGACTGAAGCTGTCCGAACCAGGAAACTGCGCAAACAGCAGAAAGCTGCCCAACTTTAA